The following coding sequences lie in one Miscanthus floridulus cultivar M001 chromosome 9, ASM1932011v1, whole genome shotgun sequence genomic window:
- the LOC136479306 gene encoding uncharacterized protein, which translates to MRPSPPPQPVCPHPTVVACLATVAAMFPRDLTEYSSECDRGRDSRESSPDYTCGANYPISPRDLSIRLHKVIQRRLEDRIKELESAIAHRQKQVQVQMMVTDQIFSERICSNSESGSSSGQGSPIFIQETSSLAEPYCLNLSGDSLEAYDEAYEEFMRTADSPCTTSTNGKPQATEDYLDRGLIWGMEDSSRKLKEVVLTWSRALKSADPSRDEESDRDESGDDDDCKVLIQQIVERTKQGSPVLVNAQKLLFSVDQ; encoded by the coding sequence atgcgaccgtcgccgccgccgcagcccgtgTGCCCGCACCCCACCGTCGTCGCTTGCCTCGCAACCGTTGCCGCTATGTTCCCTCGTGACCTCACAGAGTACAGTAGTGAATGTGACCGTGGCAGGGACAGCAGGGAAAGTTCCCCGGATTACACATGTGGAGCAAACTATCCCATCTCGCCTAGAGATCTCAGCATTCGTCTCCACAAGGTGATCCAACGTAGGCTTGAAGACCGAATCAAGGAGCTTGAGTCAGCAATTGCCCACAGGCAGAAGCAGGTGCAAGTGCAGATGATGGTGACTGATCAAATATTCTCTGAACGAATATGCTCAAACAGTGAGTCAGGTTCTTCTTCAGGCCAGGGAAGTCCCATTTTCATACAAGAAACTAGCTCGTTGGCAGAACCATATTGTCTAAACCTATCTGGAGACTCGCTTGAAGCTTATGACGAAGCTTACGAAGAATTCATGAGAACTGCGGACTCCCCTTGCACCACAAGTACAAATGGGAAGCCGCAGGCAACCGAAGATTACTTAGACCGTGGTTTAATCTGGGGAATGGAGGACAGCTCTAGGAAGCTGAAAGAAGTAGTACTTACTTGGTCGAGAGCTCTAAAGAGTGCAGATCCTAGCAGAGATGAAGAGAGTGATAGAGATGAGTCAGGTGACGACGACGACTGTAAAGTGCTGATTCAGCAGATTGTAGAGAGAACTAAACAAGGTTCACCTGTACTCGTTAACGCCCAAAAACTTCTGTTTTCTGTGGATCAATAG
- the LOC136483830 gene encoding uncharacterized protein yields MERRAQQPGDAQQPDKDGGGDSPPPPQPFLEVTCKSSGKVRRFAAGTTARYALHAINCKLEPGAPPVLHVETIRDGEEPVNFGPSAALADYGRGWRLQTVTAQDTPGIHHAQDAPGYGRGWRLQTVTA; encoded by the exons ATGGAGCGGCGGGCGCAGCAGCCCGGCGACGCGCAACAGCCAGacaaggacggcggcggcgactcTCCTCCTCCACCGCAACCG TTCTTGGAGGTGACGTGCAAGAGCTCCGGCAAGGTCCGACGGTTCGCGGCAGGGACGACGGCCCGCTACGCGCTGCACGCCATCAACTGCAAGCTCGAACCCGGGGCCCCGCCGGTGCTGCACGTCGAGACCATCAGGGACGGCGAAGAGCCCGTCAACTTCGGCCCCAGCGCGGCCCTCGCCGACTACGGCCGGGGCTGGAGGCTGCAGACCGTCACCGCGCAGGACACGCCCGGGATCCATCACGCGCAGGACGCGCCCGGGTACGGCCGGGGCTGGAGGCTGCAGACCGTCACCGCGTAG